GGCTACGGCATCAGCAGTCCGAGCAGCGGCAACCATTTGCTGCTGATTCGCAACGCCGTGCTGAACTCCAGCACGGGCAAGCTCGATGGCACCCCAGTCACCCTCAGCAGCGCGGCGCAAAGCGGCAATGCCCTGGTCTGGGTGCACAACCCGGGGCTCAGCGCCAACACCGCCAGCTACAGCTGCGGCGCCCTTCTCTCCAACAGCAGCAACAAGGCGCTCTACCTGCTGCAGGCCAGCAGCGGCTGTCACCCTTTGAGCAGCAACTGGAAAACCATCAGCTGGACCAGCCGCGCACTCGTGGAAGACCAGGTGCTGGCCCAGGCAGTCACCTTGAGCGCCCGCAACGGCAGCAATTGCTGGCCCTACGGCGCCGTGCCAGAGGCCATCAGCAAGCTCAGCGCGCCGGCCGCTTCGGTCAGCGTGAGTCTGGGTTATGCCTCGAGTGTGAGCGGCAGCAGCAACACCTACGTCAGCTGCCTGGCCAATCTGATTTCCTGATCTCCCATGGCCATTCGCATTGTTTCAAGCACCCGCCTCGCACGCTCATTGCAGCGGGGCATCTCCTCGGTGCTCTTCATGCTGCTGACAGGCCTGTCCCTGGGTGGCATGGTGTTCGGCGGCATCTACTACGTGCGCAGCCTGCAGGTGCAATCGGTCACGGTGCATGCCCTGACGCAGGCGCAGCTGAAAGCCTGGAGCGGCATTGAAGCGGTGCGGCAGTACCTGTTCCAGATCGGGGCGGTCGAAGCGGCCAAGCTCAGCGCCAATCAGGTGGTCAGCTTCGCCGGTGTCAGCGGCATTGCCGCCACGGTCAGCGAGGTGCTGGCCAATGACACGGTCAACTGCGGCGGTGGCACCCGGGTGGGCTTCAACATCACGGGCAGCAGCGGCGGCGCGAATGCCCTGCTGGCGGCCACCTTCTGCGCCAAAGGCAGCCCGGGCGGCGGCGGTGGCGGCGGCAAGACCGCAGCCGTCAACATCAAGGGCAATCTCGACATCAGCGGCGACCTGACCGTGATCGGCGATGCCAGCAGCAAGATCGTGGTCGATGGCAAGGTCACCGGTGCCGGCAGCCTGGCCGGCATCTCGAATCTGTACGCCTCGGGCGACATCAGCCTGGGCGGCAGCACCAGCATCGAGACCCTGTTTTCCGAGGGCAGTATCGCCCTCAGCGGCAGCGGCAGCTACAGCCAGGTGCAGTCCCTCAAGAATGTGTCGCTGACCGGCGGCGTCAGCGCAGGCACGATCAAGGCCAACGGCACGGTCAGTCTGGAAAGCAATGCCGTGACCGAACTGCTCGCCATCGGCAATGTCACCCTGGGCAGCAGCGCCACCATCGCCACGCTCAAGACCAAGGGCAGCGTGGTCGCCAGCAATTCGCTGATCACGGGCTCGGCACAGGTGCAGGGCAACTACGAGGAACAAGTGGCCGGCACGGTGGCCGCCGGCAACTACGGCGGCAGCCTGACCGTGCAGCCCTGGAACACCGGAGTGCATATGAGCCGCGTGGCCGGCCTCAATGTCGCGATCACGCCGCTGACAGCCGGCACGATCAGCGTGCCGACCTTCGATGCCTACGCCTACCAGAGCTCCGCCAACTACGCGTTCGAGCGGGTCGGCAGTGACACCAAGGTCACGGTCAAGAACGTCAGCAACATCCCCGACGGCGTCTACTTTCTGGTCGGAAGTGGTGCCAACCAGGACTACGTTTGCAGCAGCAACAGCTACAGCCCCGCCAGTTGCCCGGCCAAGATCTGCACCGGCTACAGCGAATACAACAGCTGCCTGAGCTACAGCGGCGGCAAATGGACGCTGGCCGGCGTGACCATGGCACCCGGCATTGTCTGGTTCAAGGGTGATTTCGAAGCTGGCCAGGGCACCTTCTACAACAGCTGGCTGGCCACCGGCAACATCAACACCGGCGGCACCAATGTGTCCTACGCGGTCAACTATGCCGGTCACGCCTCGGTGTGCACCAACAGCAGCTACCCCAATCTGGCACCCAAGAACTTCTGCAAGGCCGGCAGCAGCACCCTGCTGACGGTCGGCGCGGGCAATATCGCCTTCGGCGCCGGCGGCCAGGTGGGCAACAACTACACCGGCGGCAAAGTCACATTGGCTGCCTCCAACCATGTCTACGGCGATGTGCTGGCCGGAGACATCCTGGAAACCGGTGGCAGCACCACAGTGCACGGCTACATCTCGGCGGCGCGCATCGGTACCGCACCGGGTGCCAGCAAGATCGGCGCCAGCACCAAGATCGACCTGAGCAACCTGCCTTCCAGCTTCAAGCCGGGCGAGACAGCAGTGACCCCGTCCGCCGCCAACAGCGCCAACCTGCTGTGGTCGCGTTACCGCTGAGCTTCGTCGCCAGGCAGGGGCGCTGACGCCGCCGCTGCGGCAGCGGCTTCCCTCAGCTTGTCCTTTTTGCTCTTGCGGCGGCCCTTGATGCCGCCGTTCGAGTTCAGGGCCTGAGCCTGCTCCGGGCTCAGGGGGCTGGCAGCGAAACCCGCGATCTGTTCACGCGGCACGCGCTGGCCCTGGCGCTTCTCGATCAGCCGGAAATGGGCCTCGGCACTGGCCGGCACCAGACTGACGGCCAGACCGGTTTCGCCCGCACGCCCGGTGCGGCCGATGCGGTGGATGTAGTCGGCCGGCGAACGTGGCAGGTCGTAATTCACCACCACCGGCAGCTCGGGAATGTCCAGACCGCGGGCGGCCACATCGGTAGCCACCAGCACCTGAATCTCGCCATGGCGCAAGGCCGCCAGCACCTGGGTTCGGGCACCCTGGCTCAACTCGCCGTGCAAGGCGGCAGCCTTGATGCCGTGGGACCAGAGCTTGTCGGACACATGCTCGGTCGCGTAGCGCGTGGCCACGAATACCAGCACCCGACTCCAACTGGGCTCGGTCTGCAACAGATGGCGCAGCAGCGGCGTGCGCCGGCTCTCGTCCACCTGAATGGCACGCTGCTGGATGGCGGCCGTGCGCTGCGGCTCCGGCGCAATGCGGACTTCCACAGGCTCCTGCAGCAGGCCCTGGGCCAGGCCCTGCACCGCCTTCGGAAACGTGGCTGAAAAAAACAGGCTCTGACGGCGCGCCGGCAGCAAGGCCAGGATGCGCTGCAACTCCTCGGCAAAGCCCAGGTCCAGCAGGCGATCGGCCTCGTCCAGCACCAGCATCTCGACGCTGCGCAGATCCAGGGCCTTGTGCTCGATCAGGTCCAGCAAACGGCCCGGTGTGGCCACCATCACATCGGTGCCACCGCGCAAGCCCATCAGCTGCGGGTTGATGGAAACACCGCCGAAGGCCTCGGAAATCTTCAGGCGCGGCGAGCCGCTCAGGCTGCGCGCGAACTCCCGCAGCACCTCACCCACCTGGACCACCAACTCGCGCGTGGGCAGCAGCACCAGGGCCTGCAGGCGGCGCGGGCCTTGGCCGGGCGGCATGCGCAAGCGCTGCAGCAGGGGCAAGCCGAAAGCGGCGGTCTTGCCCGAACCGGTCTGCGCCAGGCCCAGCACATCGCGCCCGGCCAGGATGGGCGGAATGGCGGCGGCCTGGATGGCCGTGGGGGCGTGGTAGCCCTGCTCGCGAACGGCACGAACCCAGACGGGCGCAAGGCCCAAAGAAGCAAAAGACATGGTCGGACCTGGCTGCGAGACGGGCGCCGATTGTAGGTTGCCAGCGACGTCCGGCCGGCTTCAGCGGATCTTCACGGTGATTTGCCCCAAACCCTCGGCGCTGTGCTCCAGCACATCGCCTGCTTGCAGAAAGCGGCCCGACGCCAGGCCCTCGCGAATCTGAGCATCCAGCACATAGCGCACCGGTCCATGGTGCAGCCAGGACAGGCCGAAGAACCAGGCCAACCCATGACGCCACCGGAAGCCCAGGCTCGGCGCCCGGTAGACCACACCCTCGGGCGTGCCCGTCAGCAGCACCTGCCCCTGCCGCAGCACACCCGATTCCAGCAGCGGCACGGGCCGCCCCTGGTAGCGCCAGAGTGGCAGAAGGCCCCGTTGCCAGGCTTGCTGTAACAGGCGGTCGGGGGTTTTCAGCATGTCCGACGCCGCGGCGTCCTGGCGCAGTTGCCCGTTCACATGGCTGCGCAAGCGCACGCCCTGCAGCCAGCGGCGCCAGTCGCGCGGCACCACCAGATAGGGCCCGGTGGGCATGCGCCCTGGCCCGCTTTTCGCATCACTGAACCCATGGCCCGAAGTCAGGTCCTCGGTGTTGATGCGGCGCAGCAGCTCGGCACGATCGGTCAGATCGCCGCAGAGAAAAAAGCCCAGCTGCGCTGCCTGCAGATCGGCCAAGTTGGCCAGATCGCGATCGGCTCTCAGGCACAGTTCCACCTCATAGTCCAGCAACTGCCCCGCTTCATGGCGCAGCTCGCTGCGCGCCGGGCTGGGCGTGCTGAACTTGGGAAACAGAAAGACCTCGTCGATGTCGGCCTCGCGTGCATGCGCAGCGTAGTTGGTGCCCGCGGCAATATGGGAATGAGCCCTGGCGCTAGGCAGCAAGTCGCGCTTGTCGACCGCCACCCAGGGCAGCCGCTCCGAGAGCGCCTGCAGGCCCGCGTGGCCCATGCTGCGCACCAGCTCCAGACTGTCTTCGGGAAAGCGTTGCAAGCCCACGCTCAGGTCCTGCGCCAGCAAGCGCGCGCCCTGGTCCTCGCGCACCAGCAAGGTGTGGGCGCGCCCCTCGGGCGACCGGCGCTGCGCCAGCGTCCAGGCTTGATCCAGCGACGCCAGCTGCTGGGGCTGCGGTCCGTCTGGCTGTGTGTTCTGCGGCGTGCCTTGCGGCGCCGCGCAGACGGCCGGGCCCTGCACCATGAGTGCAACTGCAAGCCATGCACAGGCCCACGATCCGGCGCGGCGACAAGAGCGCTGCGCTGACAAAACCGAGGTGGGGGACAGGAAGGGATCTGAAATCGACATGAGGCAGCCTTGTGAACGTGAAGGGTCGGTCGGGTTGGAAAGGCTCGCTGGCCAAGCTCAGCGGCGCCCTTTCACCCTAGCGCCCGCCCTGTCACAAGCAGGTCAAATCGTGAGACAGCCCCTCAGACTCCAGGTCGGCGGACCGAGCCGGTCGGCTTCCTCGGTTAAGCTGCGCCGCCGCACGCGCTGCCTCCTGCTTCGCTCCCCCGGGCGGCGTGCTGAAACC
This region of Paucibacter aquatile genomic DNA includes:
- a CDS encoding fumarylacetoacetate hydrolase family protein gives rise to the protein MVQGPAVCAAPQGTPQNTQPDGPQPQQLASLDQAWTLAQRRSPEGRAHTLLVREDQGARLLAQDLSVGLQRFPEDSLELVRSMGHAGLQALSERLPWVAVDKRDLLPSARAHSHIAAGTNYAAHAREADIDEVFLFPKFSTPSPARSELRHEAGQLLDYEVELCLRADRDLANLADLQAAQLGFFLCGDLTDRAELLRRINTEDLTSGHGFSDAKSGPGRMPTGPYLVVPRDWRRWLQGVRLRSHVNGQLRQDAAASDMLKTPDRLLQQAWQRGLLPLWRYQGRPVPLLESGVLRQGQVLLTGTPEGVVYRAPSLGFRWRHGLAWFFGLSWLHHGPVRYVLDAQIREGLASGRFLQAGDVLEHSAEGLGQITVKIR
- a CDS encoding DEAD/DEAH box helicase; protein product: MSFASLGLAPVWVRAVREQGYHAPTAIQAAAIPPILAGRDVLGLAQTGSGKTAAFGLPLLQRLRMPPGQGPRRLQALVLLPTRELVVQVGEVLREFARSLSGSPRLKISEAFGGVSINPQLMGLRGGTDVMVATPGRLLDLIEHKALDLRSVEMLVLDEADRLLDLGFAEELQRILALLPARRQSLFFSATFPKAVQGLAQGLLQEPVEVRIAPEPQRTAAIQQRAIQVDESRRTPLLRHLLQTEPSWSRVLVFVATRYATEHVSDKLWSHGIKAAALHGELSQGARTQVLAALRHGEIQVLVATDVAARGLDIPELPVVVNYDLPRSPADYIHRIGRTGRAGETGLAVSLVPASAEAHFRLIEKRQGQRVPREQIAGFAASPLSPEQAQALNSNGGIKGRRKSKKDKLREAAAAAAASAPLPGDEAQR
- a CDS encoding PilW family protein, producing MSTPRLTSASRRPQAGLSLISLMVGMVISLIAVLGALALYRSTTQTVFGDGGLVRSSIQDGQLATGLLSAQIALQGAGYGISSPSSGNHLLLIRNAVLNSSTGKLDGTPVTLSSAAQSGNALVWVHNPGLSANTASYSCGALLSNSSNKALYLLQASSGCHPLSSNWKTISWTSRALVEDQVLAQAVTLSARNGSNCWPYGAVPEAISKLSAPAASVSVSLGYASSVSGSSNTYVSCLANLIS